Genomic segment of Apium graveolens cultivar Ventura chromosome 7, ASM990537v1, whole genome shotgun sequence:
AcataattcgaaaataattaataacCACAAACAATTTAATTACTATAATAATTTTCTAGATTTAACAACGTATATCATcaatatttcataaattttaaGTACCTTCTTTTACACATTTTGAAATATAAATATAACTAAAAAATTAGGGAGTGTATTTAATTTTAATGTATTTAATAGTTAAATTTCTAACATTAAAATTGAATTTCCCAAAATTTCGAAATCTTAAAAAATAATAACAAAATCTATATTAAACACAGCACCTAAACCTCTCTACTTTGACTTTCTCTCTCTACATCTTTTTAAAACCACCTTCTATTCCACTTGCTCCACcactcatctctctctctctctctctctctctctctcgcaaCTTCTTCTACTCACTCTACAGCACAAAATGGTGAGAGACGATCTTCGAGTTTCTATACCTAGCTTATTCAAATGCCCTATCTCACTCGACGTGATGAACTCTCCGGTGAGTCTCTGCACCGGCGTCACTTACGATCGTTCAAGCATCCAACGGTGGCTAGATAGCGGCCACAACACGTGTCCGGCGACGATGCAGCAACTTCAAACCAAAGAGATTGTTCCAAATCACACTCTTAAACGTCTCATTAAGATCTGGTCTGACTCGGTTCAAACTCAGTCTAACTCGCTCACTCAGCTCCAAGTTCGTAGTCTCGTAAACGAATTAAAGCTTACTTATTGTGAAGTGGACGAGAATTTGTTTGTTATTGTCGATAAACTCACTTCTTTCGCCTCCGAGTCGAATCAGAATAGTAAGTTTTTGTCGAAAATTGACGGATTTTTAGAGTTTCTTATCGAATTGTTCAATAAGCATTTGAAGAAATTCTATTTCGCGGAGAAGATTGTACAATTGTTTAGTATTTTACTTGAAGAGGCTGAAGATAGACATAAATTATCGAAATCAATTGATAAACGAGAGTTTCTGGTTTCGATATCGATAATTCTTCAACACGGAGCTTCTGATTCGAAAATTGCAGCAATTAGATCCCTGGAGCTTCTCGCAATTGATCTAGACTCCAACATTTTATCCGAATTGATTAAAATTCTTCGTGAAAATACGAAACCGGATAGTTTGATAGATTCGTGTTTATCGTGTTTGATTTCTTCGCTGATTAATAAACGGATTCGAATCAAGTTCGTTCATCTCGGAGCTGTTGAGACTCTAGGAAAATTGTTATCAGAGTCGAATGTAAGTGTTTCAATTATCGAAAAAACAATGAAGATTTTAGAAATGCTGACAGCTTGTAAAGAAGGCAGAAAGGCAATTTGCGAAAACGAGGCCTGTTTGAACGCAATCGTGAAGAACTTGTTGAAGGTTTCGAGTCCTGCAACAGAGCACGGAGTTACAATTCTGTGGAGTTTGTGCTGTTTGTTTCGCGAATCGAAAGCTCAGGCTGGTGTGGTGCAGAGTAACGGATTGACGAAATTGTTATTGTTAATGCAGAGCAATTGTTCTCACGCTGTTCGACAAATGTCGAGCGATATGTTGAAGATGTTTAGGGTTAATTCAAAATCTTGTTTGATTAGTTATGAAACTAAAACTACTCATATTATGCCGTTTTGATTATTCTTTTCGCTTCTTTCTGTAAATGGAAAAACAATTTTGTTGGATGTATAGATACAAATGAGAAATGACAattgtattgatgtaatttttGTTGTCTGTCAATTATACGAAATTTGAATACTCATGCACATATTTGACTTCGATAAAATTCGAATTCTCGATGTCAATCAAGAACAAGGCGTATCCAGTGTTGTCTTGTGGTATGTATGAATTGAACTTGATGTGATTTTGTATGGATTAGTAATGAATTGTGGTGTGTTCTTAGGTTGGTTTGCCATGTTTGAAAATAGGTAAATGAATGTTCTTTCTTTTGTCAAATATTGAAAACAAAGTGAAGTGTACTCCAATCATAAAAAGAAGGATTCCCTATAGTCAAAAGTTGAATAATTATACACCACTTCATTTTAATAGAGTTTTAGTGAATACTATCATAACAACCGTGCAATGTATCCAAGTTGCTTCATATACAAAATTATATGCTTACGATTACGAAATGTTGTTGGTTATAGGCCTGATCAGACTCATTGAACGAAGACCCAATAAGCAGTTAAGGTATTGGGCTGAAGGACCTCCAGGCCCGAGAAACGAAGGCCCACGAAAGTCCAGGCCGAGATCCACTACTTGCAAACCGTTGGACAGAACAAGGGACATAACGCCCCCATTTCACTCCCTCCTTAATTTTTGGTAACGGCTGACATTCAAAGCAGAACTGGGTATAAAAACCCTTGTGAAGTAAGACAAAATATACACACATTCTCGTAAACACTC
This window contains:
- the LOC141670531 gene encoding U-box domain-containing protein 27-like, translated to MVRDDLRVSIPSLFKCPISLDVMNSPVSLCTGVTYDRSSIQRWLDSGHNTCPATMQQLQTKEIVPNHTLKRLIKIWSDSVQTQSNSLTQLQVRSLVNELKLTYCEVDENLFVIVDKLTSFASESNQNSKFLSKIDGFLEFLIELFNKHLKKFYFAEKIVQLFSILLEEAEDRHKLSKSIDKREFLVSISIILQHGASDSKIAAIRSLELLAIDLDSNILSELIKILRENTKPDSLIDSCLSCLISSLINKRIRIKFVHLGAVETLGKLLSESNVSVSIIEKTMKILEMLTACKEGRKAICENEACLNAIVKNLLKVSSPATEHGVTILWSLCCLFRESKAQAGVVQSNGLTKLLLLMQSNCSHAVRQMSSDMLKMFRVNSKSCLISYETKTTHIMPF